The following DNA comes from Hordeum vulgare subsp. vulgare chromosome 3H, MorexV3_pseudomolecules_assembly, whole genome shotgun sequence.
GAGCCACAGAGCTTCTCGCTGATGGTTTCTAATCACAATTGACAGGCCATAGTATTTTTTCTAACATCGGCCATTCTTTTGTGTCCGCATTCTGGAGTACCTCCGAGGCTTACAACCATATATTTTTGTAGGAGATATGTAGTAGTTCCCTACGGGTTTTGGCCATAGGTAGGATGGTGTGGCTGCTTGTAACATATCATACGAGAACGTAGGGCTACATTTTTAGGATAGTTGGAGGGCCAGCTTTATCCAAGAAAAATCAGTGAATGCATTTTGCATCCGTTATAAAGCTATTCGAGAACCATTTCATGGTTACAAGGTGGTGTTTAGTTTATGTGTTTAATACACGTCCAATGCATTGAAATTTATTTCTTCTTTCCACGCCCGCATGATCACATTCAGAAAGGACTCTAGCGACAATATATTATATTATCCTTTTGTGTAGGATTTTTTAGGACTTAATTTTTACCAGCTGTATTTTAAATATTGTACTGTATAATTGAAGCACCATCATATTTTAGTGTGTGGAATGTGCCCGTGTGACAATCTTTATAGAAGTTATAAAAAATTTCTTGAAATTTGATTGTATAGTATTAGATATCATTGTAAATTTTAATCTCTCACGAGACACAAGGATTGGACAAGACACTTAGTAGTAGAGATTGTGCAAGGCGAAGTATGAGGAAGATAACACGGAAAATAAAGGATCGTGGAAGGAGGTTTCCTCTCGAGAAGAGGGAGGGGAGAGGATGACGATGAGATGTATTTATCTTTCATTTTAGGACCATGAGATATCATATGTGGATAGTCTATTTTTCATGGCATATTACATTTTTTATAGACATGTTTTGTtatcccgtggcaacgcacggataCTATACTAGTATGGATAATCTGGCATGTCCCTCACTCACTCTGTGTCTTTCTCGACATAAATAAATGAAACAAATTGACCCCGCAAAAAAATATAGCTCTCATGAATTGGGTGAAGGTCATTCCATCCAGTTATTACTTCTAGCCGattcccttctagccctttctcCTGGCCAAGACTTAACAGAGACACCACGCAGTGGCGTACGCCACCACTTCTCCGGCCCCTCCCCGGTGACTGGCGCCTGCTCATCCACCCGTGTGGCCGGGGTCGATCGCCGGTAGGAATCTCCCCTTCGACATCACATGAAACGTAGGTAAAAGGCACGGCAGTGGAGTATACATCGGATTGAACCTGTGTGTAGACTGTGGAGTGGACGACGATGGACGGGCCCCACCTGTCGCTCGCCGGGGCACCCTGCCACAGAAATGCGCATCGCGCCGTCGCATCGGATCATACAAACCTACAATAATActacacctatgtaattttcttacAAACTCTTACGCAACTTTCCTTCACCACATTCTCCCCCCCCCCTTGATTtctaggtgggtgggcccctcatcCCCTCAATTCTCAATCCAAATTTGCCACCTGGAATTTATGTAAAACTCATTCGTAAGTCTACGCGAAGACCACACATTTCACGCCGAGCCCCTTCCTTCCGGGACGCCAGCCACTCTCCTCCATCCTCGGGCTCGGGTGATCAGGTCGACTCAGCATTTTTCGCCGACGGCGCCATGGACGGATAGGCCCGCGCATACCCACGTCggtggtttttttttcttttctttttcaggGATGCTCTAGGAGTTCTCACTCGCAAAAAAAGTATGCTCTGGCATGCGATTGATACTTCACGACATGCCATCGCCTCTAGAATCGTTGGATCAACATTATTTATCTTCAGTGACAACTGCCAAAGGATGAAAGAGCCTttttgaaaaagaaaaggaaTCGTTGGATCAACATTATTTATCTTCAATGACAACTGCCAAAGGATGAAAGAGCCTTttggaaaaagaaaaggaaaaatgctGAGGACCCAATGTACTTGCCCATGCCAACCTTACGTACTACTTCCtctatttttaaatataaatctttataGATTTTACTAGAGGCTACATACataataaaatgaatgaatctatactctaaaatatgttgtATGTAATCCTCTAGTAAATTCTAATAGCAGGCTTGATTGCTTCCCTTGTCGATCAACTAGAAGATCTCCTCATACCGCTATCTTCGCTCATGCTCATCTGCTGTCGAAGCGGAACTTGCTGCTTGTATGGAGGGGATTGCCATTGCGAGAGCTTGGAGCTCGTTACCTATGATCATTGAGACGGATTGTTCGTTAGCCGCGCAGATGATTGTTCAAGATGAGACCAACAGATTACCATGTGCGGCTCTGGTGATGCAGATCAAGCGTGCCCTAAAGGAGGTGGGGGAACATATGATCTCGCATGTAGTCAGGAGCAGGAATAAAACTGCAGATGCTCTTGCTCGCATTGGTCGTGTTGATCAGCGTATGGCCGTGTGGCTTCATTGTACGTGGTAGAGATTGATTCCCTACGTAAGAAGGACTCTCTTGATCCCAGTTAATCAATTAAATTTTTCATTGAAAAAAAAAGAACACCCGTGACCTGACCTAACAAAGACCTAAGAGGGTgtttgttttcagggacttattggttttgggacttaaaaaagtccttataagtcccacctaaaccaaacacaagggacttattgggacttattatgGTGATTTGAgacttatcaaataagactctttagtaggagcttattgggacttattgcTGGTTAGGCCCGCGGAAAAAGTCTCCCGCATCGATCCAGTGGCCGCCGCCCTACCCCTCGTCGCTCGCACCGCCCTACCCCTCGCCGGTCGCCGCCCCAATCGCCGCCGGCCCACCGGCCCGTCGCCGCCCggtccgtcgccgccccgccccgtcgccgcccggtcGAACAAGTGTTATGAACAATTGTTATTTCGGTTGTCACTATTCTGCAATTCATTTGTATGAACAAGGGttatgtgaacaagtgtattttattaggtgcaacatggacttataagtccctgtaaacaaacaggtagagATTCGGGACTTATAAATCCCTGTAAACAAACATGTAtggacttatgacttataagttgggactttAAAAAATCctaggacttatgaaacaaacaggcCTAAGTAGTACAGCGTATAAATTCTAATAGCATGCTTGATTGCTTCCCTTGTCGATCAACTAGAAGATCTCTCACATTCATGATGGCGAGATTCGCCAGTCTAGCCTTCCTTTCCCTGATCTCTCATCTACTGCTGCGCTCCTGTGCATCCGCTGCAGCACCGTCGGCACACACGCTGGGCACCGGGTCATCCCTGTCGGTGGAAGACCACGAGCGGCCGTTCCTGGTGTCAccggacgccaccttctcctgcgGCTTCCTCCAGGCCGGCGACAACGCCTTCTACTTCTCCGTCTGGTTCACCGCCGCCAAGAACCGGACCGCCGTCTGGACGGCCAACCCTGGCACCCCGGTGAACGGCCGGCTTTCCAGTATATCCTTCAGCCCCGAAGGCCGACTGGCCCTCGCCGACGCCAACGGGACAAGTGTGTGGAACAGCAAGACTGGCGGCAACAAGCACCTCACCGTCTCCCTCCGCGACACCGGAAATCTTCTCATCGCCGACCCGTCCACCGGCCGCGCCGTCTGGGAGAGCTTTGACTGGCCGACGGACACTCTGCTCCCGTCGCAGACGCTGTCCAAGGACAAGAAGCTCGTCGCCGGCTACTACGCCCTCtactacgacaacgacaacgtgCTGCGGCTCCTGTACGACGGCCCGGAGATCGCCAGCATCTACTGGCCGAACCCGGACCATAACGTGTTCGACAACGGCCGGACAAACTACAACAGCTCTCGGGCCGGCGTCCTCGACGACACCGGCGTGTTCCTCTCCAGCGACAACCTGCGAGTCGAGGCCTCTGACCTGGGCGCCGCCGGCGTCAAGAGACGGTTAACTATCGAGCAAGACGGAAACGTGAGGATCTACAGCCTGAACGCGGCCGGGGGCTGGACGGTCACGTGGACGGCGGTAAAGCAGCCGTGCTCCGTGCACGGGCTGTGCGGCAAGAACGCCCTCTGCGAGTACCAACCGTCCCTCCGATGCTCGTGCGCGCCGGGGTACGAGATGGCCAACCGCCGCGACTGGAGAAATGGCTGCAAGCCGGCGTTCAGCCTCCCCGCCGGCACCACAAACTGCAGCGAAGCTGCGGCGTCGGAGCGGTACACGTTCGTCCAGGTGGCAGCGACCGACTTCTATGGCTACGACCTCGGCTTCAACCAGTCCGTCACCTTCGAATACTGCAAGAGCATGTGCTTGAAGATGTGCTCCTGCGCCGCCTTCGCCTACAGGTTGGATGGCCGGGGCAATTGCTTCCCGAAAGGCGTCCTGTTCAACGGTTACACGTCGCCGGCGTTCCCCGGAAGCATATATCTCAAGGTGCGCAGCGATCTCAACCTCAACGCCTCGGCGCCGCGGCTGTCGGTACACGCCACGGGCCTCGCCTGCAATCGTAACGGTTCTCGTACCGCCATCATCCCGCGATACGCGGACACGTACGGGACACCTAGCGGCGGCACAAAATGGTCCTACCTTTTTGGGTTCGCCGCGGTGCTTGGATTTCTCGAGCTCCTCTTCGTCGCCACGGCGTGGTGGTTCCTGTCCAGCCAGGAGAGCATACCCAGCCCGATGCAGGCAGGCTACAGGCTGGTCATGGCGACCCAATTCAGGAGGTTCACGTACCGGGAGCTCAAGAACGCCACTGGGAACTTCAACGAGGAGCTCGGCCGCGGAGGCTCCGGCGTGGTGTACCGTGGCGTGCTTGATAAGACCACCGTGGTGGCCGTCAAGAGGCTGACAAATGTGGTGCAGGGCGAGGAGGAGTTCTGGGCGGAGATGACGGTGTTCGGGAGGATCAACCACATAAACCTGGTGAGAATCTGGGGGTTCTGCTCCGAGGGACAGCACAAGCTCCTGGTCTACGAGTACGTGGAGAATGAGTCGCTGGACAGGCACCTGTTTGGCAAGGACATGGGCAAGTCACTCGCGTGGAGCGAGCGGTTTAAGATCGCGCTGGGCGTGGCCAGGGGCCTAGCTTACCTTCACCATGAGTGCCTCGAGTGGGTCATCCACTGTGACGTCAAGCCGGAGAATATCCTGCTCACGCGTGACCTCGACGCAAAGATCGCCGACTTTGGGCTGGCCAAGCTGTCCGGGAGAAACGCTGCCGGCAATGGCGACAACGTCGGCACCGGCGTGCAGCTCTCCCACATGAGGGGGACGGCGGGGTACATGGCACCGGAATGGGCGTTGGGCCTGCCGGTAGACGCCAAGGTCGACGTGTACAGTTACGGCATAGTGCTTCTAGAGATTGTGATTGGGAGCAGGATTTCTGACCAGACGACCACGGATGGCGGGGAGCGACTGGAGATGTGGCAGATCGCGCAGGCGCTGAAGCAGGTGGTGGCGAGTGGAGACATCATGTCATTAGTGGATAGCAGGCTGAACGGGCAGTTCAACCCTCGGCAGGCcatggaaatggtgaagatctccTTGTCGTGCATGGAGGAGAGGAACAACAGGCCGACCATGGATGACATCTCCAAAGCTCTTACAGCGTGCGATGACGAGGACGAGCACCCTGCGTACTTGTCGTGACTGCGGTTTCATGCTTGATTGTCGATTCCCACGGCTCTATTGTTGTCGTGATGTTCTCGCTATATTGTTGTACCGTGTAAACTAAAGAGTCAACTACACGGTAGTGCTAAAACTTGGTGCAAACTGTCATTCTAGTGCTAGAACTTGCGACATACATTAGAGTATCTTCAACAGCCACCGAACGCGCGGCGTATTAAAAATCAGTTTGCAGCATGTCGAGAGCCTGCTTTGACACGACAGGAGGCTCCAGCGGCCGCGGAAATTTAGGGAGCGCGTAGCTTCAACAGGTGCTAAAATGCAGCGTGCGCACTCTCGCACAATACATAGATATTTCTTACAACACATACATAGATAGATTAAACGATACATAGATCGCACTGGCGTTGATGAGATCGCACTGCGATATGGCCAGTGCCTTGCGCCGACGCCTGTCCGCCCGCTCCGCGCTGCGCCTTGCCGTCCTCTCCATCCAGAAGGCGTTCTCGGcggcgacgtcctccgggtggcgtcagcgccactccgccatggctCGCTCATCCTCCTCGGCGATGAGAAGGCGGCGCTGCCGCCGACGGTAATCCTCACGGTCCTGGTCTGTTATCAGACGAGGCGGAGGGGCGACGACCTACGTCTGCTCGCGCGTGTAGATGTCGTGGAAGTTCATCTGCGCGCGAGGCCTTCCTAGGCGTCACGCCGCCGCGTCGTccgcgcgggcggcctcgtgcgaGATCTCGAATGTACCGAGGCCGAGGCGGACGTCGCCGGACCGGATCTCGACATAGTAGGCGTCGAAGGGGCGCTCACGGCCGCCGCGGTAGCCCGAAGatccacggcggcgtggtggcatgGTAGCTCGGTGAGGGCGCGTCAGTGGCGGGGCGGGGAAGCGGCAGAGGAAGCGGCAGAGGCGCGTGGCAGTGTGGAGGGCGATGGGTAGCCGCATGGCGAGCACCACAATTTATAGGCGCGCTGGAAACGGTGCGCCAAATCTAGCGCGCGGTTGCCCACTTTCTCCCACGAATGCGCAATCGTTTACAGCGCGCGCTACTttcccgccttcgttggagcgcgCGTTTTAGTCCCGCGCACGCTAAAAAGCTAGTTTACCGTGCATGTTGAAAAGCTAGTTTTCGTTTGGCTTCGCTGTTGAAGATGCTTCTAAAGTGGTTTAAAAACTTCGCTTGGACATGAAAATACGATGCAAATCCCGTTTGTATACAGCCATAATGCTGACGAAGCATTAAAGCTAGGCCTATGACATgctttttttgcaaaaatatcctaaaatttatattttttatggaaaaGACCCCTTTCAGGTTCATGACATCCGGTGGGTTACATTTCTGTTAAACTTCACAAATTTTATTAGAATGAAAAATATACGACGGAGGGACTCATACCCGTAACCACGGTCTAACCGGCGTAAGTGGTTAGCCACACATCCCGAGCTCACTTCgccatgtactccctctgttcctaaatataagtttttaaagatgtttcattagtggactacatacagatgtatatagacatattttagaatgtagattcactaattttgctccgtatgtagacttctagtgaaatatcttaaaagacttatatttagaaacggagggagtacatgcatACCACATGTTTTATATCTCAAATTAAGTAACATAATTAGGAATCTTAATCAGTAAAAATGTTTTGCCGTGGGGTTTCGAACAAGCGAAACATGTAAAACAAGTGGGAGGGTGTTCCACTCCAACTATGTATTCTCATGTGTAAATTTAATTGTTACATAACAGGCTCCTGGGCTACAATTTATGTTATTGTTTTCCACTTTCAAAGTTATAAAAATATGTAAAATGTAAAtaagcatataaataaaataTATTAGACTAAAAAATGCTCACATATGAATTTTCAAAATCCATCATATTAAATCATGAATTTTTTTTATACATtttaaaaaatcatattaaataaAAAATCAAGGTAATTAAAAAATAtgtgtatttaaataaaattatcATATAAGTTCAAAAAGTACATtccttttataaaatatttatgttGTATATAGAAATCTCCAAGATTTAATTTTTAATGTTGTTTTAGAAGTGTTCATCTGTTTTAATAAATTTTGTGTGTTTTTTATAAATTatatttgtatttttgattttttttcttttttgccatAAAAATGTAAACTATAATTTTACATATAATTGTAAATATGTATTCATTTGAGAATCTGCAGCCCGAGGCACACTAGGCTAATTGTTTTTTCATACATATATTAAGGTTAACAATCCTATTAAAGCACGAAATGAAATGCCCTTGGTTGTATTGCTAGGTCCTCCTAGTGGTAATTGTCATGTAGCTGGTACAAAACCCCATTGTGGTATCCTTTTTTTGAATTAAAATTCATATTTTACGTTAACATAATTGTTATCTGGTACACACGCACAGGGGCATTTATGTGAAATAAACGATAAATAAAAATTCAAGTTTTCTTTTCCAAAAAGAGCACGCCACGCGTGTCACTGACAGCGGGCCCTACGACCTTCTGTCATGCCTTGTCAGCGTCGTCGGCGTATACAAATAAGACTTGCACCGTATTTGCACGTTTGAGCCAAGATTTTACACCATTTCAATGTATGTCGCAAGTTCTAGCACTACAGTGACCATTTGCGCCGAGTTCTAGCACTGCCGGTGTAATTGACTCTAAATTAAACTTCAGTTGTTCCATTTCAAAAAGAAAAAATGTAACCCTGGTTACCTTCAAATCAGGTACTATCGTACTAGACTGGGATTTGGGCCTCCTTGGAACGCCATACCTCAAGATTctgtaaacaaaataaaatatagcATTTGTGATGCCAAACCTTGTCGAATCCTGTAGGAGAACCCCCAAGATTTTGCTAAAAATCTGTGTACAAGCTACCCCCCTAGCAATGGCCAGTGGAGGAGCTTCGGCCAAATTCTTGGAGGGGTGAATGGTTAGGGGAGGGGGGCATGACAAGATTTAGGCAGGTTTTCACTTGTTACGTGGGCTATATATTGGTACTCAAAGGAAATGTCCTCGGCTAGGGAGTGGTGTCGAAGGCACACATTGGCCCGCACTAAGCCCTTCCACTGTCAAGGATGatcatttttcttttgaattaaCCACATATATTTCCTTAGACAATCTGGTTACAAAGAgtcagggacggagccaggatttAGATATAGAGAAGGCGAGACGACATTGAAGACCAGAAAAAAGAATATGTCTCAAAACTATAGAAGAGTTTTATATTCGTATATGCCACTAGCAGCCTAGGCATGTCTAGCTATATCTTGTAGTCAACTCGATATATGAACTTGGTAATCCAACTACTCCAAAATACGACAAAAAGTACTTCCTTGCGAAACattatcatatatatatatttgatcaaCTATTGTATAACTAGATAGCTGGATTCAGCTTGAATTCATATATTTTTGAGTGAAAAATAAATCACTACTTATTGCTTCGGACTTGCATTTACTAGATATCTAGTTATCTACCAAAACAAACATAGTTaagaatatatatataatcaATATGTGTTGTACTAGGAAAAAGTTACCGACGTCGAAAGACTACATACCCAGCTAGAGTACCAAATCCAATCCCCGCCTCGTCCTATCTGCTCATAACAGATGATGATGTGTCCGCATACCACAGGCATGTGGCAACCATCGCTGGTCCATGTTGCTCGATGAAGCATGGGATGATGCGCGCTTCTTGACAGATTGCATGCCCCACTGCACTAAAGTGCCGATGACGATCAATGGTAATGCCTTATTTAGCCCTATCCTGGTGTGGGCGGCGCCATCAAGAGATCAGTTCAAGGTTGATTAGGTCAAAAGACATGGAAAGGAAACGAACGGTTGTACAGAACTACAGATGCGTCTATTACAGATGGTCTTTGATCGATCGGTGATTGGATTGATGCGTCCAATTCCCTAAACTACTGCTTTGGGCTTGGGCCAACCAACTATATTTGGACGCATAGAATAAAGGCATATATACATTTGCAAATGGCTGGTACTAAGTACTAACAATTAGACAGATTAGTATTAGCCCCCCTAACGGACCCGGCGTAGGCGCTAAGCCATTCCTGACGGCGGGTTTTTTCGGCTGGGGGGAGGGGGCTCACCTTTCGAGTCACACCCACCGAGTTTTGGCTCCCAGACGCACATAAAATTCAAAGTTTTCTTTCCTGCTACAAAAAACGCATGTTCGGCGACATCTCACCAATAGTTCGGCGATCAAAAAGGTGGGCTCCGAAGACATGGAACTCAAATGAAAAGCTCCTCATCACCTCCTGCAAGGGCGCGAGAGGCCGGCGGGGTGGCAGTGCTCGGCTTGTGGCCGGCGGCGCGACGCTCTGCCGGCTGGACAAGCGACGCTTTTCTCGCTTCTCTATGCGACGGGACGTTGTGCTAGCTTCTGTGCGCCTTCTGAAAACGGGCCCGCCTGTTGAGGGGGAAAGATCGGTGCTCCTGCTCCGCCACCGCAACCTTGTCTCTCTTCATGATGAGCCTGTTCCGCCGATCGGCGGTCACCGCCTCCCGCCGATCAACGCCAGCCTTCCACTACACGTTCATCCAGACCGCGGGCCTTAGCTTCGACGCCCTCGGCTTCATCGCCTTTGGTGCGGCCGGTTCGGTGGCCTGACGAGGGGCGGTGTTACTCTTTGGCGGCATGGCAGGGGAGACATGATGGGAAGAATGGCGGGAACAATGGGAGAATGTGGATGATAGGGGAGGAAAAGGAGGGAAAAGGCAGAAAAACGACAGGAAAAATGACTAGTGTCGCCGACAGCGTGGCCCCACGCGACTTCTTATTCCATCCGGTATCCCTAGGCAACCCAAGCGTGATGGGTTCGACCTCGGTCCGCCGACGCCAAGTTTGCCCCAAACCGGCGGAAAACGAGGTCCTGGAGGCGCGAATGGGACATTTTTTTAGCGTTGGTGATAAAAGAAGGGGCGAGAAGGCTGTTGGGGCGCGGCTGGAGATGCCCTAAGACCCTGCAAATAGTAAAACTAGAATTTTACTACACTAGAATTTTGTGCCATGCTGAAATGTCGTCCATCATTGTCCTCTGCCGTCGCTAAGGCAACGCTTAAAAAATAGGGGAATTGCCATCATACAAAGATCTAGAGGAGCACATTTGCATAGAAAGATGATTTTCAAGCCGATTAAACGGACTGTCGCAAGCGATGATATCGAGGGTTTGTGGCACATCGGTCGGGGTTCTTTCTCGTGTCCGCTAGATCTCAATGTCGTCAACTTCATCTGATGTAGTCGAAGAAGAGGAACACCGCCGCCTGCCGCCATCCACTCATCCCAGTGCAAGACACCAAACATAACCCGATAATCGACACCAACACCATCCATGAGGGTGTCATGGGCCGACCACTTGACACAAATGTCACAATATCTGAAGACCGGCAAGATGACCAATCCACATGCTCCCGACGTCGGTCATTAGAGCCCCACCGAgatggaggaagaggagaagccgATTATTCCAACACGGCGACATCCCCTTCATTGATGCAACACTCGCgaaagcaaactatgcttattctcTTTCCTTACCGAAGAGATTCTGCCGGGGTCCCCGCCCACTCCCACCACTGGAGCAGCACACAAGAGGATGAGGGCCTAGCAGCATCGCCGACATTGAGAGAAGGCAAGAAATCGCCTCTCAATTGCCTGTGTGAAGCAGTTTCACGAGCGAATGAAGCGGTTTTCTACCCGTGCAAGAAATCGATTGGATTTGGGTTTGGGTTTGTACCAAATAGTCATTCCACTATTTCAAGTAACCACACACAGGAAAATCCATTAGTATTTATTTATAGGGAAATTCTTGTAGTCTGTAGTGTGATCAGAGGTAATGCATCAGACCAATTGACTACCACCGATTCCGTCCGAATCTCATTGTGAGGATAGTTCTTATCCCATCTCTTGTTTTTGGAAAAAACAAATCACGTCAATCAGTTGCTAATCACCCGCATCTGCCGCGTAATCTCCTCCCCTGATCAATGGCCCGAGGATGCTCTTCCAAAACTCATTCTTCTCTCTTTCCTTACACGTACCTCCACCCAGCTCACATCAACCGCACCGCTCCCATCATCTGTATCACCATGCTTCATCTTTCTTAGCATGCTGCCTCGCCGACGACCATCCATGGCGCTCCTTATCAGCGGTGAAGATCACTTCACACGGAGCCCCTAAATCTCAAAGACATCTCCCCTTCTCTGTTGGCCGCCGTTTCCACGCTCTGCCGCCTAGACGACGGCCAACGGCCTGTATGTTTAATCATGGGTCGTGCCAATGGATGCTTCTATTGTCCGTCTGGCATGTCCCCCTCTCGCATGCGCCATCGCGGTAGCATTGTGTCGGGACGAAGCTAACCCTGAGACAATTCTTGTATACAGAAGCAAATGCTAATATCAGATGAAGGAAATAGTATTACTTTTGTTGGAAGCAAAAAAGGAACAATGTTTTCTTCGATATTGAATGATACTGTGGTTTGGACGCAATGTAGATCTAAGCAAATAGCTTTCGTAACTTGGGAAGCAAACACAATTATCTTTGAAAGCTGATTATTTTCTCTCTAAGCAAATATATTTCTTCCTCTATGTTGGAAACGAGATAAAGATATCTTGAAGCAATCTAGTTAGCcaagggaaacaaaatattttagGCAGGAAGCAAAATTAAATTGCAACAATTGAAAACAATTTTTATCATATGGAATCGAACTGCATGGCTCATAATTAGATGTAGCCAAGTATTGGAAGCAATTATCACAGGTTATTTCCTAAAAAATGGTGTTTCTATGGGTAAAACACTCCATCCATGATTGCAAGAATATTCTTATTTTTGTGTGAAGCAATTTTTTTTGCGGGTAATTGCTTCCAACACGTGGCTACATTTCAAAGCAACAACTCCATTAGAAGCAAAACTTAATAAcattggaaacaaaaaatgtTGCTTCCTTCAGTTTATAAATGGGAAGCATTAGGCATCAGGCGTCTGATGCCTTGCCATCCATCAGACCAGCTGTTTGCCATTGGATTAGTGAGTACCGGTGCATTTGATGCATGAATATAACGGCTTGTGGTAAGGTGGACCTAGGTAGTTATATTTGCCATGTAAGGTTTTCCTTCTTTAATTTGTAATAACTGCCTCCGTGAATTAAGTGGGATCACTCTTCGTGTTTTTTTTCCATTAGGATAAATTGGGTTGGAGAATACTTTTTTTAACTGTTCGTTTATGTTTCTAATGTAGCAGATTTTGCTTCCAACTCGACTGGAGTTTGCTTCGATTTAATTTTATGAATCTATAGAAAAAATTTCAacacgagaaaacaatgtttccaTAGTATAAGAATTTGCTTCAACTATGACTGAAATTTGCTTCAGTTTGACATCACCTTTTGCCTTGTAGTATAATGACATATT
Coding sequences within:
- the LOC123440085 gene encoding putative receptor protein kinase ZmPK1; amino-acid sequence: MLDCFPCRSTRRSLTFMMARFASLAFLSLISHLLLRSCASAAAPSAHTLGTGSSLSVEDHERPFLVSPDATFSCGFLQAGDNAFYFSVWFTAAKNRTAVWTANPGTPVNGRLSSISFSPEGRLALADANGTSVWNSKTGGNKHLTVSLRDTGNLLIADPSTGRAVWESFDWPTDTLLPSQTLSKDKKLVAGYYALYYDNDNVLRLLYDGPEIASIYWPNPDHNVFDNGRTNYNSSRAGVLDDTGVFLSSDNLRVEASDLGAAGVKRRLTIEQDGNVRIYSLNAAGGWTVTWTAVKQPCSVHGLCGKNALCEYQPSLRCSCAPGYEMANRRDWRNGCKPAFSLPAGTTNCSEAAASERYTFVQVAATDFYGYDLGFNQSVTFEYCKSMCLKMCSCAAFAYRLDGRGNCFPKGVLFNGYTSPAFPGSIYLKVRSDLNLNASAPRLSVHATGLACNRNGSRTAIIPRYADTYGTPSGGTKWSYLFGFAAVLGFLELLFVATAWWFLSSQESIPSPMQAGYRLVMATQFRRFTYRELKNATGNFNEELGRGGSGVVYRGVLDKTTVVAVKRLTNVVQGEEEFWAEMTVFGRINHINLVRIWGFCSEGQHKLLVYEYVENESLDRHLFGKDMGKSLAWSERFKIALGVARGLAYLHHECLEWVIHCDVKPENILLTRDLDAKIADFGLAKLSGRNAAGNGDNVGTGVQLSHMRGTAGYMAPEWALGLPVDAKVDVYSYGIVLLEIVIGSRISDQTTTDGGERLEMWQIAQALKQVVASGDIMSLVDSRLNGQFNPRQAMEMVKISLSCMEERNNRPTMDDISKALTACDDEDEHPAYLS